In the genome of Elephas maximus indicus isolate mEleMax1 chromosome 6, mEleMax1 primary haplotype, whole genome shotgun sequence, one region contains:
- the HJURP gene encoding Holliday junction recognition protein, with protein sequence MAAEGCEEAELTRKLQDSRHRFQRRMQQLIEKYNHPFEDTVLVEMATLTYQTPQGLRLWGGGLIQERSKGQIQVEGSPVTPVSWVDSPGRAVSEDSKNNDFDATFDQGDEVAVAVMPAVLQSPLKNELRRKYLTQVDKLLQHKRFSEHADSVGRENTQMTLIPSLAEPVREDYGNVSAKNPGGPVKSASSLRECDPSANLAVVPRSDSFVSQVASSHSSLSSQPFEAEDVCDVTISDLYEGMLHSMSRLLSAKPSCIISTKTFIQNWNCRRRSRWKSRMNRTYCKGGRHTQRGPKEQRSPYSKPAKEVGTLNDPKNSLDVSCRERLKKALLEVNNRQVHELVPTWKDPKVTPQKYSLLTYLDSSAVYDLDQENRLMTLKWLISPVKIMSKSRTLRGLGGSHHREIEVKFDKLHREYCPNPVSQACPPGPWAVDAYRGGPASHGCLQGLETHRSSISVPQRLHEGLEKPGEKSIEGSGWLPKRDSSSLLLSKIGPVQSTVHAERAVDSLLQGSRLGMFRRSLTPTKAISKPDIQPLGCRRNRFDDIKERFDRLHQEYCQRSPQQMKETFCAGQSPDRASVEAQYKKDFRGKTATDSALQSPQKSSSLPLWSIKSPSGSTTIGIHPLTCITHSPRRDHQSPAKRRRLSDPQVCGRWAESWNSTGVDRAIPSPRKEINPLRLDLEEKERRAQDGREK encoded by the exons ATGGCGGCCGAGGGCTGCGAGGAGGCCGAGCTGACGCGGAAGCTCCAGGACAGCCGCCATCGCTTCCAGAGGCGCATGCAGCAGCTGATAGAGAAG TACAACCATCCCTTCGAGGACACGGTGCTGGTGGAGATGGCCACACTGACCTACCAGACGCCCCAAG gattGAGACTGTGGGGTGGAGGACTGATACAGGAAAGAAGCAAAGGACAAATCCAG GTTGAGGGATCCCCTGTGACGCCGGTCAGCTGGGTGGACAGCCCCGGGCGAGCTGTGTCTGAAG ATTCAAAAAACAATGACTTCGATGCAACTTTTGACCAGGGAGACGAGGTTGCCGTGGCGGTGATG CCTGCAGTGCTTCAGAGCCCTTTGAAAAATGAGTTACGAAGGAAATACCTGACCCAAGTGGACAAACTGCTGCAACATAAAAGGTTTTCAGAG CATGCAGATAGCGTAGGCCGAGAGAACACCCAGATGACCCTGATCCCTTCCTTGGCCGAGCCTGTCCGTG AAGACTACGGTAATGTCTCtgcaaagaaccctggtggccccGTTAAGTCAGCATCATCTCTCAGAGAATGTGACCCCTCAGCCAACTTGGCAGTGGTACCTAGAAGTGACAGTTTTGTGTCACAGGTGGCCAGTAGCCACAGCTCCTTAAGCAGCCAACCCTTTGAGGCCGAGGATGTTTGTGATGTGACCATCAGTGACTTGTACGAGGGCATGCTGCACTCCATGAGCCGCCTGCTGAGTGCGAAACCGTCCTGCATCATCTCCACCAAGACCTTCATCCAAAACTGGAACTGCAGGAGGAGGTCCAGATGGAAGAGCAGAATGAACCGAACATACTGCAAAGGGGGCAGACACACCCAGAGGGGCCCCAAGGAGCAACGCTCACCCTACTCCAAACCTGCAAAAGAGGTGGGGACACTGAACGATCCCAAGAACTCGCTGGATGTTTCTTGCCGTGAGAGGTTGAAGAAAGCCCTTCTTGAAGTAAACAACCGCCAAGTTCATGAATTAGTTCCAACCTGGAAGGACCCTAAAGTAACTCCTCAGAAGTATTCTTTGTTGACGTATTTGGACTCCAGTGCTGTGTATGATCTTGATCAGGAGAATAGACTTATGACACTAAAATGGTTAATTTCTCCTGTAAAAATCATGTCCAAATCCAGAACTCTACGGGGCCTTGGGGGCAGCCATCACAGAGAGATCGAAGTCAAGTTTGACAAGCTGCATCGGGAATACTGTCCAAACCCCGTGAGCCAGGCTTGCCCCCCAGGCCCCTGGGCTGTGGATGCATACAGAGGTGGCCCTGCAAGCCATGGCTGCCTCCAGGGCTTGGAAACGCACCGGTCAAGTATATCTGTCCCACAAAGGCTACATGAGGGTTTGGAAAAACCAGGGGAAAAGTCTATCGAAGGGAGTGGATGGCTGCCAAAGCGTGATTCCTCTTCCTTGCTTCTTTCCAAGATTGGGCCAGTGCAGAGCACAGTCCATGCTGAGCGGGCGGTGGACAGTCTTCTCCAAGGAAGCAGACTTGGAATGTTTAGAAGGTCACTGACACCCACAAAAGCCATTTCAAAGCCAGATATACAACCTCTGGGCTGTAGAAGGAATCGTTTTGATGACATTAAAGAAAGATTTGACAGGCTTCATCAGGAATATTGCCAAAGATCACCCCAGCAGATGAAAGAGACTTTCTGTGCTGGGCAGTCTCCAGACAGAGCCAGTGTAGAAGCTCAGTATAAAAAAGACTTCCGAGGGAAAACGGCCACAGATTCTGCCTTACAGAGTCCCCAGAAGTCATCGTCCTTACCCCTGTGGAGCATAAAAAGTCCATCGGGCTCAACTACAATTGGGATTCATCCATTGACATGCATAACTCACAGTCCCAGAAGAGACCACCAGTCACCTGCAAAAAGACGCAGATTATCAGACCCTCAAGTATGTGGACGGTGGGCTGAGTCCTGGAACTCCACAGGTGTGGACAGAGCCATCCCGAGTCCAAGGAAAGAAATCAACCCTTTGCGGCTGGACTTGGAAGAGAAG gaaAGAAGAGCCCAGGATGGAAGAGAAAAGTGA